In Grus americana isolate bGruAme1 chromosome 17, bGruAme1.mat, whole genome shotgun sequence, the following proteins share a genomic window:
- the SLC35C2 gene encoding solute carrier family 35 member C2 isoform X3: MTKSSAILFILLFSLLFKLEEVRVTLLLVVLLIAGGLFMFTYKSTQFNAQGFVLVLCASFLGGIRWTLTQILMQKAELGLQNPIDIMFHLQPLMFLGLFPLFAVFEGLPLSISEKLIRFHEAGMLFSLVGKLFLGGILAFGLGFSEFLLVSRTSSLTLSIAGIFKEICILFLATHLLGDRLSLLNWLGFAVCLSGISLHVILKAMNSKGEKALKLQKEASSNPDLELLLRHTEHGEEEEEDVETPQQH; encoded by the exons ATGACCAAATCCTCTGCCATTCTCTTCATCCTGCTTTTTTCACTGCTCTTCAAGCTGGAGGAAGTG AGGGTGACATTGCTGCTGGTGGTTCTGCTCATCGCTGGGGGGCTCTTCATGTTCACCTACAAGTCCACACAGTTCAACGCACAGGGGTTCGTGCTGGTGCTGTGTGCCTCTTTCCTTGGGGGTATTCGCTGGACTCTCACGCAGATACTTATGCAAAAGGCTGAACTGG GGCTCCAGAACCCCATTGATATCATGTTTCACCTGCAGCCGCTCATGTTCCTGGGGCTCTTCCCACTCTTTGCGGTGTTTGAGG GCCTGCCTTTGTCCATATCAGAGAAGCTCATCCGTTTCCATGAAGCAGGAATGCTGTTCTCTCTGGTAGGGAAGCTGTTCTTGGGTGGAATTCTTGCCTTTGGTCTAGGCTTTTCTGAGTTCCTCTTGGTTTCCAGAACATCTAGCCTCACCCTTTCCATTGCTGGCATTTTTAAG gaaatctgcattttattcCTCGCCACACATTTGCTGGGAGACCGCCTCAGTCTCTTGAACTGGCTGGGCTTTGCTGTCTGTCTGTCGGGAATCTCCCTTCATGTCATTCTCAAAGCCATGAATTCCAAAG GTGAAAAAGCACTGAAGCTACAAAAAGAGGCCAGCTCCAACCCTgacctggagctgctgctgcgccACACTGAACacggtgaggaggaggaagaggatgttGAAACCCCACAACAACATTGA
- the SLC35C2 gene encoding solute carrier family 35 member C2 isoform X2 has protein sequence MAGAGGAALGQAALAAPLVLLYYGFSIGITFYNKWLMKSFPFPLLVTLLHLLLIFGLSALARALARCRSGQPRAALSWADCLRRAAPAALSTSLDIGLSNWSFLYVTVSLYTMTKSSAILFILLFSLLFKLEEVRVTLLLVVLLIAGGLFMFTYKSTQFNAQGFVLVLCASFLGGIRWTLTQILMQKAELGLQNPIDIMFHLQPLMFLGLFPLFAVFEGLPLSISEKLIRFHEAGMLFSLEICILFLATHLLGDRLSLLNWLGFAVCLSGISLHVILKAMNSKGEKALKLQKEASSNPDLELLLRHTEHGEEEEEDVETPQQH, from the exons atggcgggggcgggcggcgcggcgtTGGGGCAGGCGGCGCTGGCGGCAccgctggtgctgctgtacTACGGCTTCTCCATCGGCATCACCTTCTACAACAAGTGGCTCATGAAG AGCTTCCCCTTCCCGCTGCTCGTCACCCTgctgcacctcctcctcatcttcgGCCTCTCGGCGCTCGCCCGCGCCCTGGCGCGTTGCCGCTCCGGGCAGCCGCGGGCGGCGCTTTCCTGGGCCGACTGTCTCCGCCGGGCGGCCCCCGCAG CTCTGTCAACTTCCTTGGATATTGGGCTGAGTAACTGGAGCTTCCTATACGTCACTGTCTCCCT CTACACGATGACCAAATCCTCTGCCATTCTCTTCATCCTGCTTTTTTCACTGCTCTTCAAGCTGGAGGAAGTG AGGGTGACATTGCTGCTGGTGGTTCTGCTCATCGCTGGGGGGCTCTTCATGTTCACCTACAAGTCCACACAGTTCAACGCACAGGGGTTCGTGCTGGTGCTGTGTGCCTCTTTCCTTGGGGGTATTCGCTGGACTCTCACGCAGATACTTATGCAAAAGGCTGAACTGG GGCTCCAGAACCCCATTGATATCATGTTTCACCTGCAGCCGCTCATGTTCCTGGGGCTCTTCCCACTCTTTGCGGTGTTTGAGG GCCTGCCTTTGTCCATATCAGAGAAGCTCATCCGTTTCCATGAAGCAGGAATGCTGTTCTCTCTG gaaatctgcattttattcCTCGCCACACATTTGCTGGGAGACCGCCTCAGTCTCTTGAACTGGCTGGGCTTTGCTGTCTGTCTGTCGGGAATCTCCCTTCATGTCATTCTCAAAGCCATGAATTCCAAAG GTGAAAAAGCACTGAAGCTACAAAAAGAGGCCAGCTCCAACCCTgacctggagctgctgctgcgccACACTGAACacggtgaggaggaggaagaggatgttGAAACCCCACAACAACATTGA
- the ELMO2 gene encoding engulfment and cell motility protein 2 isoform X1, translating to MPPPSDIVKVAVEWPGANAQLLEIDQKRPLASIIKEVCDGWSLPNPEYYTLRYADGPQLYITEQTRCDIKNGTILQLAVSPSRAARQLMERIQSHSMEARLDAMKELAKLSADVTFATEFINMEGITVLTRLVESGTKLLSHYSEMLAFTLTAFLELMDHGIVSWDMVSITFIKQIAGYVSQPMVDVSILQRSLAILESMVLNSQTLYQKIAEEITVGQLISHLQVSNQEIQTYAIALINALFLKAPEDKRQDKLLNPLDLPITEMANAFAQKHLRSIILNHVIRGNRPIKTEMAHQLYVLQVLTFNLLEERMMTKMDPNDQAQRDIIFELRRIAFDAESDSNTIPGSGTEKRKAMYTKDYKMLGFTNHINPAMDFTQTPPGMLALDSMLYLAKFHQDTYIRIVLENSSREDKHECPFGRSAIELTRMLCEILQVGELPNEGRNDYHPMFFTHDRAFEELFAICIQLLNKTWKEMRATAEDFNKVMQVVREQITRALPSKPNSLDQFKSKLRSLSYSEILRLRQSERMSQDDFQSPPIVELREKIQPEILELIKQQRLNRLCEGSSFRKIGNRRRQERFWYCRLALNHKVLHYGDLEDNAQGEVTFESLQEKIPVADIKAIVTGKDCPHMKEKSALKQNKEVLELAFSILYDPDETLNFIAPNKYEYCIWIDGLNALLGKDMSSELTKSDLDTLLSMEMKLRLLDLENIQIPEAPPPIPKEPSSYDFVYHYG from the exons ATGCCACCACCTTCGGACATTGTGAAAGTAGCTGTTGAGTGGCCAGGTGCCAATGCCCAGCTGCTGGAAATAGATCAG AAAAGGCCTCTTGCATCCATCATCAAGGAGGTCTGTGATGG gTGGTCATTGCCAAACCCCGAATACTACACCTTGCGGTATGCTGATGGTCCTCAGCTGTACATCACAGAGCAG actcGTTGTGACATCAAGAATGGAACTATCCTACAGCTGGCAGTCTCCCCG TCTAGGGCGGCTCGCCAGTTGATGGAGAGGATCCAGTCGCACAGTATGGAAGCCCGACTGGATGCCATGAAGGAACTGGCTAAACTTTCAGCAGATGTGACCTTTGCCACAGAGTTCATCAACATGGAAGGGATTACAGTGCTGACACGGCTTGTGGAGAGCGGGACCAAGCTTCTGTCACA TTACAGTGAGATGTTGGCTTTCACCCTGACTGCCTTCTTGGAGCTCATGGACCATGGTATTGTCTCTTGGGACATGGTCTCAATAACCTTCATCAAACAG ATCGCAGGGTATGTGAGTCAGCCTATGGTAGATGTCTCCATCCTCCAGCGATCCCTAGCCATTCTAGAAAGCATGGTGCTAAACAGTCAGACTCTGTATCAGAAGATAGCGGAAGAGATCACCGTGGGGCAGCTCATTTCTCATCTGCAAGT ctcaAACCAAGAGATTCAGACATATGCCATTGCCCTGATCAATGCCCTCTTCCTGAAGGCACCTGAGGACAAGAGACAG GACAAGCTGCTTAACCCACTAGACCTGCCCATCACT GAAATGGCTAATGCATTTGCCCAGAAGCACCTGAGGTCTATAATCCTGAAT CACGTGATCAGAGGAAACCGCccaattaaaacagaaatggcACATCAGCTGTACGTGCTGCAGGTCCTGACCTTTAATCTCCTGGAAGAGAGAATGATGACCAAGATGGATCCCAATGATCAG GCACAGAGAGACATCATATTTGAATTGAGAAGAATTGCATTTGATGCAGAGTCTGACAGCAACACCATCCCTGGCAGTGGAACAGAAAAACGCAAAGCCATGTACACCAAGGACTACAAGATGCTGGGATTCACT aatcacatcAATCCTGCCATGGATTTTACTCAGACTcctccagggatgctggcaTTGGACAGCATGCTCTACTTGGCCAAATTTCATCAGGACACCTATATCAGG ATTGTTCTGGAGAACAGCAGTCGAGAAGATAAGCATGAGTGTCCCTTCGGGCGCAGTGCCATTGAGCTTACCAGGATGCTTTGTGAGATCCTGCAAGTTGGGGAACTCC CCAATGAAGGCCGGAATGACTACCACCCCATGTTTTTTACCCATGACCGTGCATTTGAGGAGCTATTTGCCATCTGCATCCAGCTGTTGAACAAGACCTGGAAAGAAATGAGGGCGACAGCAGAAGATTTTAATAAG GTTATGCAGGTTGTGAGGGAACAGATCACACGGGCTCTCCCCTCTAAACCAAACTCCTTGGACCAGTTCAAGAGCAAACTGCGCAGCCTGAGCTATTCTGAGATTCTGCGACTCCGCCAGTCTGAGAGAATGAGCCAAGACGACTTCCAGTCACCACCTATTGT GGAGCTGAGAGAAAAAATCCAGCCTGAGATCTTGGAGCTGATAAAGCAACAGCGCCTGAACAGGCTTTGTGAAGGAAGCAGCTTTCGAAAAATTGGAAATCGCAGAAGACAGG AAAGATTTTGGTATTGTCGCCTGGCTCTGAATCACAAGGTGCTACACTATGGAGATCTGGAAGATAATGCCCAGGGGGAAGTGACCTTTGAATctctacaggaaaaaa TTCCAGTTGCAGACATCAAAGCCATTGTCACAGGGAAGGATTGTCCACATATGAAGGAGAAAAGTGCACTGAAACAGAACAAG GAAGTGTTAGAATTGGCCTTCTCGATATTATACGATCCTGATGAGACCTTGAACTTCATTGCACCTAATAAATATGAG TACTGTATCTGGATTGATGGGCTTAACGCTCTCTTGGGGAAGGACATGTCCAGCGAGCTGACTAAAAGCGACCTGGACACGTTGCTGAGCATGGAAATGAAGCTGAGGCTCCTGGACTTGGAGAACATCCAGATCCCCGAGGCGCCGCCGCCCATCCCCAAGGAGCCGAGCAGCTACGACTTCGTGTACCACTACGGCTGA
- the SLC35C2 gene encoding solute carrier family 35 member C2 isoform X1 produces the protein MAGAGGAALGQAALAAPLVLLYYGFSIGITFYNKWLMKSFPFPLLVTLLHLLLIFGLSALARALARCRSGQPRAALSWADCLRRAAPAALSTSLDIGLSNWSFLYVTVSLYTMTKSSAILFILLFSLLFKLEEVRVTLLLVVLLIAGGLFMFTYKSTQFNAQGFVLVLCASFLGGIRWTLTQILMQKAELGLQNPIDIMFHLQPLMFLGLFPLFAVFEGLPLSISEKLIRFHEAGMLFSLVGKLFLGGILAFGLGFSEFLLVSRTSSLTLSIAGIFKEICILFLATHLLGDRLSLLNWLGFAVCLSGISLHVILKAMNSKGEKALKLQKEASSNPDLELLLRHTEHGEEEEEDVETPQQH, from the exons atggcgggggcgggcggcgcggcgtTGGGGCAGGCGGCGCTGGCGGCAccgctggtgctgctgtacTACGGCTTCTCCATCGGCATCACCTTCTACAACAAGTGGCTCATGAAG AGCTTCCCCTTCCCGCTGCTCGTCACCCTgctgcacctcctcctcatcttcgGCCTCTCGGCGCTCGCCCGCGCCCTGGCGCGTTGCCGCTCCGGGCAGCCGCGGGCGGCGCTTTCCTGGGCCGACTGTCTCCGCCGGGCGGCCCCCGCAG CTCTGTCAACTTCCTTGGATATTGGGCTGAGTAACTGGAGCTTCCTATACGTCACTGTCTCCCT CTACACGATGACCAAATCCTCTGCCATTCTCTTCATCCTGCTTTTTTCACTGCTCTTCAAGCTGGAGGAAGTG AGGGTGACATTGCTGCTGGTGGTTCTGCTCATCGCTGGGGGGCTCTTCATGTTCACCTACAAGTCCACACAGTTCAACGCACAGGGGTTCGTGCTGGTGCTGTGTGCCTCTTTCCTTGGGGGTATTCGCTGGACTCTCACGCAGATACTTATGCAAAAGGCTGAACTGG GGCTCCAGAACCCCATTGATATCATGTTTCACCTGCAGCCGCTCATGTTCCTGGGGCTCTTCCCACTCTTTGCGGTGTTTGAGG GCCTGCCTTTGTCCATATCAGAGAAGCTCATCCGTTTCCATGAAGCAGGAATGCTGTTCTCTCTGGTAGGGAAGCTGTTCTTGGGTGGAATTCTTGCCTTTGGTCTAGGCTTTTCTGAGTTCCTCTTGGTTTCCAGAACATCTAGCCTCACCCTTTCCATTGCTGGCATTTTTAAG gaaatctgcattttattcCTCGCCACACATTTGCTGGGAGACCGCCTCAGTCTCTTGAACTGGCTGGGCTTTGCTGTCTGTCTGTCGGGAATCTCCCTTCATGTCATTCTCAAAGCCATGAATTCCAAAG GTGAAAAAGCACTGAAGCTACAAAAAGAGGCCAGCTCCAACCCTgacctggagctgctgctgcgccACACTGAACacggtgaggaggaggaagaggatgttGAAACCCCACAACAACATTGA
- the ELMO2 gene encoding engulfment and cell motility protein 2 isoform X2 produces MPPPSDIVKVAVEWPGANAQLLEIDQKRPLASIIKEVCDGWSLPNPEYYTLRYADGPQLYITEQTRCDIKNGTILQLAVSPSRAARQLMERIQSHSMEARLDAMKELAKLSADVTFATEFINMEGITVLTRLVESGTKLLSHYSEMLAFTLTAFLELMDHGIVSWDMVSITFIKQIAGYVSQPMVDVSILQRSLAILESMVLNSQTLYQKIAEEITVGQLISHLQVSNQEIQTYAIALINALFLKAPEDKRQEMANAFAQKHLRSIILNHVIRGNRPIKTEMAHQLYVLQVLTFNLLEERMMTKMDPNDQAQRDIIFELRRIAFDAESDSNTIPGSGTEKRKAMYTKDYKMLGFTNHINPAMDFTQTPPGMLALDSMLYLAKFHQDTYIRIVLENSSREDKHECPFGRSAIELTRMLCEILQVGELPNEGRNDYHPMFFTHDRAFEELFAICIQLLNKTWKEMRATAEDFNKVMQVVREQITRALPSKPNSLDQFKSKLRSLSYSEILRLRQSERMSQDDFQSPPIVELREKIQPEILELIKQQRLNRLCEGSSFRKIGNRRRQERFWYCRLALNHKVLHYGDLEDNAQGEVTFESLQEKIPVADIKAIVTGKDCPHMKEKSALKQNKEVLELAFSILYDPDETLNFIAPNKYEYCIWIDGLNALLGKDMSSELTKSDLDTLLSMEMKLRLLDLENIQIPEAPPPIPKEPSSYDFVYHYG; encoded by the exons ATGCCACCACCTTCGGACATTGTGAAAGTAGCTGTTGAGTGGCCAGGTGCCAATGCCCAGCTGCTGGAAATAGATCAG AAAAGGCCTCTTGCATCCATCATCAAGGAGGTCTGTGATGG gTGGTCATTGCCAAACCCCGAATACTACACCTTGCGGTATGCTGATGGTCCTCAGCTGTACATCACAGAGCAG actcGTTGTGACATCAAGAATGGAACTATCCTACAGCTGGCAGTCTCCCCG TCTAGGGCGGCTCGCCAGTTGATGGAGAGGATCCAGTCGCACAGTATGGAAGCCCGACTGGATGCCATGAAGGAACTGGCTAAACTTTCAGCAGATGTGACCTTTGCCACAGAGTTCATCAACATGGAAGGGATTACAGTGCTGACACGGCTTGTGGAGAGCGGGACCAAGCTTCTGTCACA TTACAGTGAGATGTTGGCTTTCACCCTGACTGCCTTCTTGGAGCTCATGGACCATGGTATTGTCTCTTGGGACATGGTCTCAATAACCTTCATCAAACAG ATCGCAGGGTATGTGAGTCAGCCTATGGTAGATGTCTCCATCCTCCAGCGATCCCTAGCCATTCTAGAAAGCATGGTGCTAAACAGTCAGACTCTGTATCAGAAGATAGCGGAAGAGATCACCGTGGGGCAGCTCATTTCTCATCTGCAAGT ctcaAACCAAGAGATTCAGACATATGCCATTGCCCTGATCAATGCCCTCTTCCTGAAGGCACCTGAGGACAAGAGACAG GAAATGGCTAATGCATTTGCCCAGAAGCACCTGAGGTCTATAATCCTGAAT CACGTGATCAGAGGAAACCGCccaattaaaacagaaatggcACATCAGCTGTACGTGCTGCAGGTCCTGACCTTTAATCTCCTGGAAGAGAGAATGATGACCAAGATGGATCCCAATGATCAG GCACAGAGAGACATCATATTTGAATTGAGAAGAATTGCATTTGATGCAGAGTCTGACAGCAACACCATCCCTGGCAGTGGAACAGAAAAACGCAAAGCCATGTACACCAAGGACTACAAGATGCTGGGATTCACT aatcacatcAATCCTGCCATGGATTTTACTCAGACTcctccagggatgctggcaTTGGACAGCATGCTCTACTTGGCCAAATTTCATCAGGACACCTATATCAGG ATTGTTCTGGAGAACAGCAGTCGAGAAGATAAGCATGAGTGTCCCTTCGGGCGCAGTGCCATTGAGCTTACCAGGATGCTTTGTGAGATCCTGCAAGTTGGGGAACTCC CCAATGAAGGCCGGAATGACTACCACCCCATGTTTTTTACCCATGACCGTGCATTTGAGGAGCTATTTGCCATCTGCATCCAGCTGTTGAACAAGACCTGGAAAGAAATGAGGGCGACAGCAGAAGATTTTAATAAG GTTATGCAGGTTGTGAGGGAACAGATCACACGGGCTCTCCCCTCTAAACCAAACTCCTTGGACCAGTTCAAGAGCAAACTGCGCAGCCTGAGCTATTCTGAGATTCTGCGACTCCGCCAGTCTGAGAGAATGAGCCAAGACGACTTCCAGTCACCACCTATTGT GGAGCTGAGAGAAAAAATCCAGCCTGAGATCTTGGAGCTGATAAAGCAACAGCGCCTGAACAGGCTTTGTGAAGGAAGCAGCTTTCGAAAAATTGGAAATCGCAGAAGACAGG AAAGATTTTGGTATTGTCGCCTGGCTCTGAATCACAAGGTGCTACACTATGGAGATCTGGAAGATAATGCCCAGGGGGAAGTGACCTTTGAATctctacaggaaaaaa TTCCAGTTGCAGACATCAAAGCCATTGTCACAGGGAAGGATTGTCCACATATGAAGGAGAAAAGTGCACTGAAACAGAACAAG GAAGTGTTAGAATTGGCCTTCTCGATATTATACGATCCTGATGAGACCTTGAACTTCATTGCACCTAATAAATATGAG TACTGTATCTGGATTGATGGGCTTAACGCTCTCTTGGGGAAGGACATGTCCAGCGAGCTGACTAAAAGCGACCTGGACACGTTGCTGAGCATGGAAATGAAGCTGAGGCTCCTGGACTTGGAGAACATCCAGATCCCCGAGGCGCCGCCGCCCATCCCCAAGGAGCCGAGCAGCTACGACTTCGTGTACCACTACGGCTGA